A single genomic interval of Xyrauchen texanus isolate HMW12.3.18 chromosome 8, RBS_HiC_50CHRs, whole genome shotgun sequence harbors:
- the LOC127647303 gene encoding GTPase IMAP family member 6-like: protein MEGCTTQNEIHQEEKERAGSSEGEQTDPKERDLRLVLLGSAGSAKSTAVDAILGGPKSESDCSSGPETPAAADCQKRRVNVAGRQVAVVDTPDCLCVERPSEEVRRQFSLCAALSAPGPHAFLLCVPVHRPSNLELQILETLEKVFGPEAVSRHAMVLFTHMERLPEDVSLDEYLNTHRADLLELVLKCGGRHHPLWPEANMEELLEKVEQMLKESGTGFYTCPLLQEAERRVGEKEQEILRSRRGGGESDSDVTDVERIREEAERSVDDLVVEGIADLCLSIPNPSILRWLWDSVVGWLLWFPNMIRGSALLGSFVGLFVGGPLGGAMGATVGSVATEMGRRKQKTK, encoded by the exons ATGGAGGGATGTACGACACAGAATGAAATTCACcaggaagagaaagaaagagcagGAAGCAGTGAAGGAGAACAGACAGACCCAAAAGAAAGAG ACTTGAGATTGGTGCTGCTCGGCTCAGCGGGTTCTGCGAAAAGCACTGCGGTTGATGCCATCCTGGGCGGCCCGAAATCTGAATCTGACTGCAGCTCAGGCCCTGAGACACCCGCCGCTGCTGACTGTCAGAAGAGACGTGTGAATGTGGCAGGACGACAG GTGGCTGTCGTAGACACACCTGACTGCCTTTGTGTAGAGCGCCCCTCTGAGGAAGTCCGCCGTCAGTTCTCTCTCTGCGCGGCTTTATCGGCCCCAGGGCCCCATGCTTTCCTGCTCTGTGTCCCGGTCCACCGCCCCAGTAACCTGGAGCTCCAAATTCTGGAGACCTTGGAGAAGGTGTTTGGCCCTGAAGCTGTTAGTAGACATGCAATGGTGCTCTTCACACACATGGAGCGGCTGCCTGAGGACGTGTCGTTGGACGAGTATCTCAATACACATCGAGCAGACCTACTAGAGCTCGTACTCAAGTGTGGGGGCAGACATCACCCCCTGTGGCCGGAAGCAAACATGGAGGAGCTGTTGGAAAAGGTGGAGCAGATGTTGAAAGAAAGCGGGACAGGATTCTACACATGTCCTCTGTTACAGGAGGCAGAGAGGAGAGTGGGAGAGAAAGAGCAGGAGATCTTGAGGagcagaagaggaggaggagagagtgaTTCGGATGTGACAGATGTGGAGAGAATAAGGGAGGAAGCGGAGAGGAGCGTGGACGATCTGGTGGTGGAGGGGATCGCTGATCTTTGTCTCTCCATTCCGAACCCTTCGATCTTACGCTGGCTGTGGGACAGTGTGGTCGGGTGGCTCCTTTGGTTCCCGAATATGATTCGGGGCAGTGCTTTACTGGGGTCCTTTGTCGGGTTGTTTGTCGGGGGGCCTTTAGGAGGCGCCATGGGAGCAACAGTGGGATCTGTGGCGACGGAAATGGGTAGacggaaacaaaaaacaaaataa